In Pyxidicoccus trucidator, a genomic segment contains:
- a CDS encoding outer membrane beta-barrel domain-containing protein codes for MKRPTLLLALCLAPTLALAQSQEGMGLDLTEESPAPPSSEESPAPPSAEEATPVASTTAEDTPEPESLPPLTDITQEDRVKSVQRKVYRKKGRFELTPLVSISVNDPFYSKVGASLRGAWYLADTLAIAGRASLMQVVPSDDVRTAKRTFNSKIYNSVPEWSAMGDIEWSPLYGKVAFLNSILHFDGYLLAGAGVVRTETSSLPDRGLNPAADLGLGMRFVAKDYLAVNVALINTAYVDQPLGSSKGAIQNMMTLNAGISLFLPFSSTGRDSE; via the coding sequence TTGAAACGCCCCACGTTGCTGCTCGCCCTGTGTCTGGCGCCCACCCTGGCGCTCGCTCAGAGCCAGGAAGGCATGGGACTCGACCTGACGGAAGAGTCCCCGGCCCCGCCGTCCTCCGAGGAATCCCCTGCGCCCCCGTCGGCGGAGGAAGCCACGCCCGTGGCCTCCACCACCGCGGAGGACACGCCGGAACCGGAGTCCCTCCCACCGCTGACGGACATCACCCAGGAAGACCGGGTGAAGAGCGTCCAGCGCAAGGTCTACCGGAAGAAGGGTCGCTTCGAGCTGACGCCCCTGGTCAGCATCTCCGTGAATGATCCGTTCTACTCCAAGGTCGGCGCGTCGCTGCGCGGCGCCTGGTACCTGGCGGACACGCTCGCCATCGCCGGCCGCGCGTCGCTGATGCAGGTCGTGCCGTCCGACGACGTGCGGACGGCCAAGCGCACCTTCAACAGCAAGATCTACAACTCGGTGCCTGAGTGGTCCGCCATGGGCGACATCGAGTGGAGCCCGCTGTACGGCAAGGTGGCGTTCCTCAACTCCATCCTCCACTTCGACGGCTACCTGCTGGCCGGAGCGGGCGTGGTGCGGACGGAGACGTCCTCGCTGCCCGACCGCGGCCTCAACCCCGCCGCCGACCTGGGCCTGGGCATGCGCTTCGTGGCCAAGGACTACCTGGCCGTGAACGTGGCCCTCATCAACACCGCCTATGTGGATCAGCCCCTGGGCAGCAGCAAGGGCGCCATCCAGAACATGATGACCCTCAACGCCGGCATCTCGCTGTTCCTGCCGTTCAGCTCGACGGGGAGGGACTCGGAATGA
- a CDS encoding MFS transporter translates to MVRRAASLRVVFGIVTLDLIGFGILIPQLGVYGVKFGASPFTVGLLISVYSLMQLVAAPVLGRLSDRYGRRPVLLLSQVGSLVGYLLFAFAQSLPLLFLARVIDGVSGGNIATAQAVVADITPPQERARGMGVIGAAFGLGFVLGPALGGFLGAWGGNLAIGLFAAGLVALNLTCTFFFLPESKHPGSTGGHARTLKGATLAMHLPVVGRCLVLMLVFTTAFAQMEGTFSVYILTKFLSSGPVPLREGGLFLQAALPDAEMLREASLRAGWLFATVGVLSALVQGGLVRRLTGGAEGRAGREAPLATVGFGLTAAGLALMPVAPDYAWLFPVMGLLAVGSALVNPCLTALVSLHAPPERLGAVLGAYQAFGSLGRIVGPALGGWLFTRLGPGAPYGTAAIMVGLAALLALSLVAQARMAGTGAEQRS, encoded by the coding sequence GTGGTGAGGCGGGCGGCGTCACTGCGCGTCGTCTTCGGAATCGTCACGCTGGACCTCATCGGGTTCGGCATCCTGATTCCGCAGCTGGGCGTGTACGGAGTGAAGTTCGGCGCCTCGCCTTTCACGGTGGGGCTGCTCATCTCCGTCTATTCGTTGATGCAGTTGGTGGCGGCCCCCGTGCTGGGCCGGCTCAGTGACAGGTACGGCCGCCGGCCGGTGCTGCTGCTCAGCCAGGTGGGCTCGCTGGTGGGCTACCTGCTGTTCGCCTTCGCCCAGTCGCTGCCGCTGCTGTTCCTGGCGCGCGTCATCGACGGGGTGTCCGGGGGGAACATCGCCACCGCGCAGGCGGTGGTGGCGGACATCACCCCGCCGCAGGAGAGGGCGCGGGGCATGGGCGTCATCGGCGCGGCCTTCGGCCTGGGCTTCGTGCTGGGGCCGGCGCTGGGGGGCTTCCTGGGGGCGTGGGGCGGCAACCTCGCCATCGGCCTGTTCGCGGCGGGGCTGGTGGCGCTCAACCTCACCTGCACCTTCTTCTTCCTTCCGGAGTCGAAGCACCCGGGCAGCACGGGCGGCCACGCGCGCACGCTGAAGGGGGCGACGCTGGCCATGCACCTGCCGGTGGTGGGGCGGTGCCTCGTGCTCATGCTGGTGTTCACCACCGCCTTCGCGCAGATGGAGGGCACCTTCTCCGTGTACATCCTGACGAAGTTCCTCTCGTCGGGGCCGGTGCCGCTGCGCGAAGGCGGGCTGTTCCTCCAGGCGGCGCTGCCGGACGCGGAGATGCTTCGCGAGGCGAGCCTCCGGGCGGGCTGGCTCTTCGCCACGGTGGGGGTGCTGTCCGCGCTGGTGCAGGGCGGGCTGGTGCGGCGCCTGACGGGCGGGGCAGAGGGCAGGGCAGGGCGCGAGGCCCCGCTCGCCACGGTGGGCTTCGGGCTGACGGCGGCGGGGCTGGCGCTGATGCCGGTGGCGCCCGACTATGCATGGCTGTTCCCCGTCATGGGGCTGCTGGCGGTGGGCTCGGCGCTGGTGAACCCGTGTCTGACGGCGCTGGTATCCCTGCATGCGCCGCCGGAGCGGCTGGGAGCGGTGCTGGGGGCGTACCAGGCCTTCGGCTCGCTGGGGCGGATTGTGGGGCCGGCGCTGGGCGGGTGGCTCTTCACCCGTTTGGGGCCGGGGGCGCCGTACGGGACGGCGGCAATCATGGTGGGCCTGGCGGCGCTGCTGGCGTTGTCCCTGGTGGCCCAGGCGAGAATGGCAGGCACGGGGGCCGAGCAAAGGTCCTAA
- a CDS encoding outer membrane beta-barrel domain-containing protein, with product MKLTLRLLLALCLVAPVLGHAQSSEEEEAGDVSEVDKDRMGPLRERVRPVSGHLFLKKGRFEFSPSVSLSLRDAFFSKYILGGTLTYHPLETVGVSLRLGYAINSVAGAAQLCTFDGEGADATRGCGKPTLNQLDGQAPGQLKLLGGADVQWAPIYGKLSLLAEKFVSFDLYGVAGASVVQYRGPGLDPTTEAQVPKSYMTPGGNLGVGARFFLNRWVTLRTEVRDLIYVEKSDVPGETYLRNQLLFELGVSFFFLNGSES from the coding sequence ATGAAGCTGACCCTCCGTCTGCTGCTGGCCCTGTGCCTCGTCGCGCCCGTGCTGGGCCACGCCCAGTCCTCCGAGGAGGAGGAGGCCGGCGACGTCTCCGAGGTGGACAAGGACCGGATGGGGCCGCTGCGCGAGCGCGTGCGCCCCGTCTCCGGGCACCTCTTCCTCAAGAAGGGGCGCTTCGAGTTCAGCCCGTCCGTCTCGCTGTCGCTGCGCGACGCCTTCTTCAGCAAGTACATCCTGGGCGGCACGCTCACCTACCATCCGCTGGAGACGGTGGGCGTCAGCCTGCGCCTGGGCTACGCCATCAACTCGGTGGCCGGCGCGGCGCAGCTGTGCACCTTCGACGGGGAGGGCGCGGACGCCACGCGAGGCTGCGGCAAGCCGACCCTGAACCAGCTCGACGGGCAGGCCCCCGGCCAGCTCAAGCTGCTGGGCGGCGCGGACGTCCAGTGGGCGCCCATCTACGGCAAGCTGTCGCTGCTGGCGGAGAAGTTCGTCAGCTTCGACCTGTACGGCGTCGCGGGCGCCTCCGTGGTGCAGTACCGCGGGCCGGGCCTGGACCCCACCACCGAGGCCCAGGTCCCGAAGAGCTACATGACCCCCGGCGGCAACCTGGGCGTGGGCGCGCGCTTCTTCCTCAACCGCTGGGTGACGCTGCGCACCGAGGTGCGGGACCTCATCTACGTGGAGAAGAGCGACGTCCCCGGCGAGACCTACCTGCGCAACCAGCTCCTCTTCGAGCTGGGCGTTTCCTTCTTCTTCCTGAACGGCTCCGAGTCATGA
- the cglC gene encoding adventurous gliding motility lipoprotein CglC, which translates to MKMSVRAALLMSAAMLLGGCEVSSQIGKPCTLVRKATPEELEQFGEKTRPILEKEIAPRQDFISFGAVECEDLVCVRDADFPRATNEDGTVNGNANAMGYCSKECVEGSNACEVKDTSDVLEGLPERMACRALLLDQDTLEALRAADEAFYRRTFGENNSPFFCSGTPLAAAGN; encoded by the coding sequence ATGAAGATGTCCGTCCGAGCCGCCCTCCTGATGTCCGCCGCGATGCTGCTGGGGGGCTGCGAAGTCAGCAGTCAGATCGGCAAGCCGTGCACCCTGGTGCGCAAGGCGACCCCGGAGGAGCTGGAGCAGTTCGGTGAAAAGACCCGGCCCATCCTCGAGAAGGAAATCGCTCCGCGACAGGACTTCATCTCCTTCGGCGCGGTGGAGTGCGAGGACCTCGTCTGCGTGCGTGACGCGGACTTCCCCCGGGCGACGAACGAGGACGGCACGGTGAATGGGAACGCCAACGCCATGGGCTATTGCAGCAAGGAGTGCGTGGAAGGCTCCAACGCGTGCGAGGTGAAGGACACCAGCGACGTGCTGGAGGGCCTGCCGGAGCGCATGGCGTGCCGCGCGCTGCTGCTGGACCAGGACACGCTGGAGGCCCTGCGCGCCGCTGACGAGGCCTTCTACCGGCGGACGTTTGGCGAGAACAACTCGCCTTTCTTCTGCTCGGGCACCCCCCTGGCTGCGGCCGGCAACTGA
- the gltC gene encoding adventurous gliding motility protein GltC → MIRSFRLIRVAVLGLALAWTAPSYAQSFEGLDLGAQSKKKKKGSTSKKKKQTSRKTRGKATPAAPVEEAPPEAAASESPAVETAPAVAAPAAPSTPAPAPAPTPASPPAGGLGLDLTQEAPKQTAPTMSFDAVDVSGKTADRQRLDVAVSLFKNDEYEKAAMAAHELLADAKLAGLHTEARYVLAKSLYRMGMYHSSLGEFSKLLSLGPSTKFFKTSLEWLFFISRKTKNETVILDEIARHANQEFPEKYRNEFRYLLARYHFVRGRALDQVGQPADADKSFEEVKRLALSIPRNDPFFPRAKYLEGLSSFRNGSRQKDAASKRGNGEMLASVEAMKEVIRLTRPMPGKSAEQVKMDKALRELAFMQLARTHYGMQQNRFALFYLGKVERGNTQWLESLFEASWANYRVGQYEQALGNLITLSSPFFREEYFPEALILKAVIYYENCRYRESTLILQDFERTYLPVHDQLESLVKKNTDAGEYYSVLAEVQKKNKEGLEKNETDVILERILRLALTDQDLRKTNDSILELEGEMDAFANRADTFKYSDLSKTLLEGLKVQRTGLISKAGIMAKGKLETELVALKQLLANGLRIKFETTTKEKEFLEEQLKAGGRTAIVKKYKYSVAVSDDQLYWPYEGEYWRDELGTYQYTLTKGCIERDTANRNMQSAEAL, encoded by the coding sequence ATGATCCGCTCCTTCCGGCTCATCCGTGTCGCCGTCCTCGGGCTCGCGCTCGCCTGGACGGCCCCCAGCTACGCCCAGAGCTTCGAGGGCCTGGACCTCGGCGCCCAGTCGAAGAAGAAGAAGAAGGGCTCCACCAGCAAGAAGAAGAAGCAGACCTCCCGCAAGACGCGCGGCAAGGCGACGCCGGCCGCCCCGGTGGAAGAGGCCCCGCCCGAGGCCGCCGCCAGCGAGAGCCCGGCCGTCGAGACGGCGCCCGCCGTGGCCGCTCCCGCCGCTCCCTCGACGCCCGCCCCGGCTCCCGCGCCCACCCCGGCCTCTCCGCCGGCCGGGGGCCTGGGGCTGGACCTGACGCAGGAGGCGCCCAAGCAGACGGCGCCCACCATGTCCTTCGACGCGGTGGACGTGTCCGGCAAGACGGCGGACCGCCAGCGCCTGGACGTGGCCGTCAGCCTCTTCAAGAACGACGAGTACGAGAAGGCCGCCATGGCGGCGCACGAGCTGCTGGCGGACGCGAAGCTGGCGGGCCTGCACACCGAGGCGCGCTACGTCCTGGCCAAGTCGCTCTACCGCATGGGCATGTACCACTCGTCCCTGGGTGAGTTCTCCAAGCTGCTCTCCCTGGGCCCGTCCACCAAGTTCTTCAAGACGAGCCTGGAGTGGCTGTTCTTCATCAGCCGCAAGACGAAGAACGAGACGGTCATCCTCGACGAGATTGCCCGGCACGCGAACCAGGAGTTCCCGGAGAAGTACCGGAACGAGTTCCGCTACCTGCTGGCGCGCTACCACTTCGTGCGCGGCCGCGCGCTGGACCAGGTGGGCCAGCCGGCGGACGCGGACAAGAGCTTCGAGGAAGTGAAGCGCCTGGCGCTGTCCATTCCGCGCAATGACCCCTTCTTCCCGCGCGCCAAGTACCTGGAGGGCCTGTCCTCCTTCCGCAACGGCAGCCGTCAGAAGGACGCGGCGTCCAAGCGCGGCAACGGGGAGATGCTGGCCTCCGTGGAAGCGATGAAGGAGGTCATCCGCCTCACTCGCCCCATGCCCGGCAAGTCCGCCGAGCAGGTGAAGATGGACAAGGCCCTGCGCGAGCTGGCCTTCATGCAGCTGGCCCGTACGCACTACGGCATGCAGCAGAACCGCTTCGCCCTCTTCTACCTGGGCAAGGTGGAGCGGGGTAATACGCAGTGGCTGGAGTCCCTCTTCGAGGCCAGCTGGGCCAACTACCGTGTGGGCCAATACGAGCAGGCGCTCGGCAACCTGATTACGCTGTCGTCGCCCTTCTTCCGCGAGGAGTACTTCCCCGAGGCGCTCATCCTGAAGGCGGTCATCTATTACGAGAACTGCCGCTACCGGGAGTCCACCCTCATCCTCCAGGACTTCGAGCGCACGTACCTGCCGGTGCATGACCAGCTCGAGTCGCTGGTGAAGAAGAACACGGACGCCGGGGAGTACTACTCGGTGCTCGCCGAGGTGCAGAAGAAGAACAAGGAGGGCCTGGAGAAGAACGAGACGGACGTCATCCTGGAGCGCATCCTCCGGCTGGCGCTGACGGACCAGGACCTGCGCAAGACGAACGACTCCATCCTCGAGCTGGAAGGGGAGATGGACGCCTTCGCCAACCGCGCGGACACCTTCAAGTACTCGGACTTGAGCAAGACGCTGCTGGAGGGGCTCAAGGTGCAGCGCACCGGCCTCATCTCCAAGGCGGGCATCATGGCCAAGGGCAAGCTGGAGACGGAGCTGGTGGCGCTCAAGCAGCTGCTGGCCAACGGCCTGCGCATCAAGTTCGAGACGACGACGAAGGAGAAGGAGTTCCTCGAGGAGCAGCTCAAGGCGGGCGGCCGCACGGCCATCGTCAAGAAGTACAAGTACTCGGTGGCGGTGTCGGACGACCAGCTCTACTGGCCGTACGAGGGCGAGTACTGGCGCGACGAGCTGGGCACGTACCAGTACACGCTGACCAAGGGCTGCATCGAGCGGGACACGGCCAACCGGAACATGCAGTCCGCCGAGGCCCTGTAG
- a CDS encoding phosphatase domain-containing protein: MSLPDRIDPRPPRRIYRWDLDKTYLQTEFDSLRDLVRTAFQKAHEKVAVPGASALIRELSEQGDSRLCIVSGSPKQMRAVLEEKLKLDGVKWDEFVLKDNVGNLLRGRFRALRGQVGYKLPAILESRVHAPVEAEEVLFGDDAEADAFIYSLFADLIAGRVDERVLSQVLEAGGVYPDDQVRVREAWKKIPVSDPVRRIFIHLDRLTPPAQFSAYGPRVVPIFNYFQAALVLLADGHLTAPQVLKIAVEMVQTAGHNIITLSNSFQDLLRRGLPLQQAAIALSQALEGPNKLLAAMRPMPDILAAFSKRLAALGTPPPPPPVQAVDYVKLIHHAMPRTSKRRGKPAEE; the protein is encoded by the coding sequence GTGAGTCTGCCGGACCGCATCGACCCGCGTCCTCCCCGGCGCATCTACCGGTGGGACCTGGACAAGACGTACCTCCAGACGGAGTTCGACTCGCTCCGTGATCTGGTGCGTACGGCCTTCCAGAAGGCCCACGAGAAGGTGGCCGTGCCGGGGGCGAGCGCGCTCATCCGGGAGCTGTCGGAGCAGGGCGACTCGCGGCTGTGCATCGTCTCCGGCAGCCCGAAGCAGATGCGGGCGGTGCTGGAGGAGAAGCTCAAGCTGGACGGGGTGAAGTGGGACGAGTTCGTCCTCAAGGACAACGTAGGCAACCTCCTGCGCGGCCGCTTCCGGGCCCTGCGCGGACAGGTGGGCTACAAGCTGCCGGCGATTCTGGAGAGCCGGGTGCACGCGCCGGTGGAGGCCGAGGAGGTGCTCTTCGGCGACGACGCGGAGGCGGACGCGTTCATCTACTCGCTGTTCGCGGACCTGATTGCCGGCCGCGTGGACGAGCGGGTGCTGTCGCAGGTGCTGGAGGCGGGCGGGGTGTACCCGGACGACCAGGTGCGGGTGCGCGAGGCGTGGAAGAAGATTCCGGTGTCGGACCCGGTGCGGCGCATCTTCATCCACCTGGACCGGCTGACGCCGCCCGCGCAGTTCTCCGCGTACGGGCCGCGCGTGGTGCCCATCTTCAACTACTTCCAGGCGGCGCTGGTGCTGCTGGCGGACGGGCACCTGACGGCGCCGCAGGTGCTGAAAATCGCCGTGGAGATGGTGCAGACGGCGGGGCACAACATCATCACCCTGTCGAACTCGTTCCAGGACCTGCTGCGGCGCGGGCTGCCCTTGCAGCAGGCGGCGATTGCGCTGTCGCAGGCGCTGGAGGGGCCCAACAAGCTGCTGGCGGCGATGCGGCCCATGCCGGACATCCTGGCCGCGTTCAGCAAGCGGCTCGCCGCGCTGGGCACGCCGCCGCCTCCTCCTCCGGTGCAGGCAGTGGACTACGTGAAGCTCATCCACCACGCCATGCCGCGCACCTCCAAGCGCCGGGGCAAGCCGGCCGAGGAGTAG
- a CDS encoding very short patch repair endonuclease: MGLSRSEQMARIKGKHTSPELRLRSALWRAGIRYRVHARTPVGRPDIVLPSRKLAIFIDGCFWHGCPKHYVRPRTRKEFWEEKLLANISRDRQQTLQLETLGWRVIRVWEHKVFESLDDVVFYIKNVLPGNGTESTDEWRVERVDVVDAGLDIERRVMVDLRNPEKRYSIDSRRITAKWKLPANVGSVGRKSRKQKKLTRALGC; encoded by the coding sequence ATGGGGCTCAGTCGGTCTGAGCAAATGGCCCGTATCAAGGGCAAGCATACGTCGCCTGAACTCAGACTCAGATCTGCTTTGTGGCGTGCAGGCATTCGATATCGGGTGCACGCGCGTACGCCGGTTGGTCGGCCTGATATAGTTTTGCCTTCGAGGAAGCTAGCGATCTTTATCGACGGTTGCTTCTGGCATGGGTGTCCCAAGCACTACGTGCGTCCAAGAACACGAAAAGAGTTCTGGGAAGAAAAGCTCTTGGCCAACATAAGTCGCGACCGCCAGCAGACACTGCAGCTGGAGACCTTGGGGTGGAGAGTTATTCGCGTATGGGAGCATAAGGTTTTTGAGTCGCTGGATGATGTGGTGTTTTATATCAAGAATGTGCTGCCCGGTAATGGAACTGAAAGTACGGACGAGTGGCGTGTAGAACGAGTCGATGTAGTGGATGCGGGCCTTGATATAGAGCGGCGCGTGATGGTCGACCTCCGCAACCCAGAAAAGCGGTACTCAATCGACAGTCGCCGGATTACCGCGAAATGGAAGCTCCCGGCCAACGTTGGTTCTGTGGGCAGGAAATCGCGCAAGCAAAAAAAATTGACCCGCGCTCTTGGTTGTTAG
- a CDS encoding DNA cytosine methyltransferase produces MPLAWSKTVKEKLRRLRRGGTPRVLDLFAGCGGMSLGFQRSGCEIVAGLESDPARAKTHAANFHRHLSPERQQAHGKPRDVTRLSPEECLREVTGEKSSEIDIIIGGPPCQAYARVGRAKLREIAQQPDAYLRDARGQLYAAYVAYVEAFKPIAVVMENVPDILNYGGVNIGQLVAESLEAIGYECRYTLLNAACFGVPQTRERWYLIGIHKDVDCVPSFPGPERHVVLPIGYRGTRSHALRWSESAPRHAELLKEPSADLPPAVTCEEALSDLPVISSDEKLRQKRSARDLKALLPYTSIPGNSFQELMRNWKGFEAGTGVSAHVIRALPRDYEIFGRMKPGADYPAAHRIAHQLLLEKLEVLRKRGQPIVERSARWHDLVKQTVPPYSPDKFPNKWRKLERDFPSRTLMAHLSHDSYSHIHYDDHQARTISVREAARLQSFPDGFEFCGAMNSAFGQIGNAVPPLMASALSKRLLEDLGVASRQSASDRAKSFTSNSNARRPSMKVSSG; encoded by the coding sequence ATGCCGCTCGCTTGGTCGAAAACAGTCAAAGAAAAACTACGCCGGCTGCGCCGAGGAGGGACTCCGAGAGTTCTCGATCTCTTTGCCGGATGCGGAGGCATGTCCTTGGGCTTCCAGCGATCTGGTTGCGAAATAGTGGCTGGCTTGGAAAGCGACCCTGCCCGCGCAAAGACGCATGCGGCCAACTTCCATCGCCATCTGAGCCCAGAGAGGCAGCAAGCCCACGGCAAGCCGCGAGATGTAACAAGACTTTCGCCAGAAGAATGTCTGAGAGAGGTTACGGGAGAGAAATCAAGTGAAATTGATATAATCATTGGGGGGCCTCCATGCCAAGCGTATGCAAGGGTTGGTCGCGCCAAACTTCGTGAGATCGCACAGCAGCCTGATGCATATCTTCGAGACGCGCGTGGACAACTTTATGCTGCATATGTTGCTTATGTCGAGGCATTCAAGCCTATCGCTGTCGTGATGGAGAATGTGCCGGATATTCTGAATTATGGTGGGGTGAATATCGGGCAGCTCGTGGCCGAAAGCCTGGAGGCCATTGGCTACGAGTGTCGATACACGCTGCTCAATGCAGCGTGTTTTGGGGTGCCACAAACGCGTGAACGTTGGTACCTGATTGGAATTCACAAAGATGTCGACTGCGTTCCGAGTTTTCCCGGCCCTGAACGCCATGTTGTATTGCCGATAGGATACAGGGGAACTCGTAGCCATGCATTGCGCTGGTCGGAGTCTGCTCCGCGGCATGCAGAACTCCTCAAGGAGCCATCGGCCGATCTTCCGCCGGCTGTCACTTGCGAGGAGGCTCTTTCAGATCTGCCCGTAATATCAAGCGACGAGAAACTTCGGCAAAAGCGGAGTGCGCGCGACCTGAAAGCACTTTTGCCTTATACTTCAATTCCTGGCAATTCATTCCAGGAATTGATGCGTAATTGGAAGGGATTCGAGGCGGGGACTGGCGTGTCTGCCCATGTTATCCGAGCTCTTCCTCGGGACTACGAGATTTTCGGTCGAATGAAGCCGGGTGCGGATTACCCGGCAGCGCATCGAATTGCCCATCAATTACTTCTGGAGAAGCTAGAGGTTCTCCGAAAGCGGGGGCAACCGATAGTTGAGCGAAGCGCGCGCTGGCATGATCTCGTTAAGCAGACTGTTCCGCCATATAGCCCAGACAAGTTTCCCAACAAGTGGCGGAAGTTGGAGCGGGACTTTCCCTCCAGAACGCTTATGGCTCATTTGTCGCACGATAGCTATTCGCACATTCATTATGATGATCATCAGGCTCGCACGATCTCCGTTCGAGAGGCTGCTCGGTTGCAGTCATTCCCCGATGGATTTGAGTTCTGTGGCGCGATGAACTCGGCATTTGGGCAGATTGGCAATGCTGTGCCTCCGCTTATGGCATCAGCCCTTTCGAAGCGCCTTCTGGAAGATTTAGGCGTTGCATCCAGGCAGTCTGCTTCTGACAGAGCCAAGTCGTTTACTTCGAATTCGAATGCTAGGCGGCCGAGCATGAAGGTTAGTTCGGGCTAG
- the plsX gene encoding phosphate acyltransferase PlsX, whose amino-acid sequence MVGTQPQPVTIAFDVMGTDHGPAEVVRGAAMLSLESPHIHTLLVGDRDLIDEALAEVKHNGERISVQHASDFVGMDEKPGEALARKPNASVAVAARLVAEGEAQALVSAGNTGAGVLACARHFQLIPGVRRAALATVYPTRSVRGAKEDPFSLILDVGATVEANAEDLVTFAVMGSAYARIISKNDRPKVALLSNGVEPQKGPPRVVEAHARLSEMHDINFIGNVEGIDIPKGTADVIVTDGFVGNVCLKMLEGVHDTVVELAQYAYKESLRWRAGLAMLSSGIQRIKDITDWNQYGGAPILGFDKIFIKAHGRSKSRAIANAGKVAAKVVANNLTTAIREGLKK is encoded by the coding sequence ATGGTGGGGACGCAGCCGCAGCCGGTGACGATTGCATTCGATGTCATGGGGACGGACCACGGCCCCGCGGAGGTGGTCCGGGGCGCGGCGATGCTGTCGCTGGAGTCCCCGCACATCCACACGCTCCTGGTCGGCGACCGGGACCTCATCGACGAGGCGCTGGCCGAGGTGAAGCACAACGGCGAGCGCATCTCCGTGCAGCACGCCTCGGACTTCGTCGGCATGGACGAGAAGCCGGGCGAGGCGCTGGCGCGCAAGCCGAACGCCTCCGTGGCGGTGGCCGCGCGGCTGGTGGCCGAGGGCGAGGCGCAGGCGCTGGTGTCCGCGGGCAACACGGGCGCGGGCGTGCTGGCGTGCGCGCGGCACTTCCAGCTCATCCCCGGGGTGCGGCGCGCCGCGCTGGCCACGGTGTACCCGACGCGCTCGGTGCGCGGCGCCAAGGAGGACCCGTTCTCCCTCATCCTCGACGTGGGCGCCACGGTGGAGGCCAACGCCGAGGACCTGGTGACGTTCGCCGTCATGGGCTCGGCCTACGCGCGCATCATCTCCAAGAATGACCGGCCGAAGGTGGCGCTCCTGTCCAACGGCGTGGAGCCGCAGAAGGGCCCGCCGCGCGTGGTGGAGGCGCACGCCCGCCTGTCGGAGATGCACGACATCAACTTCATCGGCAACGTGGAGGGCATCGACATCCCGAAGGGCACCGCGGACGTCATCGTCACGGACGGCTTCGTGGGCAACGTGTGCCTGAAGATGCTGGAAGGCGTCCACGACACGGTGGTGGAGCTGGCCCAGTACGCCTACAAGGAGAGCCTTCGCTGGCGTGCGGGTCTGGCCATGTTGTCCAGTGGCATTCAGCGCATCAAGGACATCACCGATTGGAACCAGTACGGCGGTGCGCCGATTCTGGGGTTCGATAAGATCTTCATCAAGGCGCACGGGCGCTCGAAGTCGCGGGCCATCGCCAACGCGGGAAAGGTGGCGGCGAAGGTGGTGGCGAACAACCTGACCACCGCCATCCGGGAAGGCCTGAAGAAGTGA